In a genomic window of Halalkaliarchaeum sp. AArc-CO:
- a CDS encoding ribonuclease H-like domain-containing protein: protein MTELTTIAFDIETTGFQSDDELTVVGFDSVVSSRVFLYTRTAPEAGLTNRLNDALQTPVQLSLHDSEQDLLNGLATFVTSTLTQRDAKLVAYNGERWNGGFDLPFLRTRLCTHGLEWPFGTLPYVDVMDVFETRFNTSEDTLSGVYEELIGAGLNELDPFTDSSEAVTAWKEGAYEPLITHNIADIRRTRALMELAERYCSKSDFSMKSLEPIA from the coding sequence ATGACGGAGTTGACGACGATTGCCTTCGATATCGAAACGACGGGATTTCAGTCCGATGATGAGCTCACAGTAGTTGGGTTCGACTCGGTGGTCTCGTCGCGAGTGTTTCTCTATACCCGAACGGCACCAGAAGCAGGCCTCACAAATCGGCTTAATGACGCCCTCCAGACACCAGTACAGCTCTCACTTCACGACAGCGAACAGGATCTCCTGAACGGACTAGCGACGTTCGTCACGTCGACACTCACCCAACGTGATGCAAAGCTCGTTGCGTACAACGGGGAACGGTGGAACGGAGGGTTCGACCTCCCGTTTCTTCGCACACGGCTCTGTACGCACGGGCTCGAGTGGCCGTTTGGCACGTTGCCATACGTCGACGTGATGGACGTCTTCGAGACACGTTTCAATACGAGTGAAGATACGCTGAGTGGCGTCTACGAGGAACTGATCGGCGCCGGATTGAACGAGCTTGATCCATTCACCGACAGTAGCGAGGCAGTCACTGCATGGAAGGAGGGCGCCTATGAGCCGCTCATCACTCACAATATCGCCGATATCCGACGGACTCGAGCGTTGATGGAGCTTGCAGAACGGTATTGCTCAAAGTCAGATTTCTCTATGAAGTCGCTGGAGCCTATCGCATAG
- a CDS encoding SOS response-associated peptidase, which yields MCGRNSLFIDQADLEARFDAEVVADGGYTPRYNIAPGDDLHIITNEASDEIDAYHWGLIPFWADEPEEGIINAHSETADEKRVFERAWESRPCLVPSSGFYEWKSPNGGSKQPYRIYREDDPVFAMAGLWDVWEGDDETISCVTILTTEPNDLMNSIHDRMPVVLPQDAESDWLAADPDTRKELCQPYPKDDLDAYEISTRVNNPGNDDPQVIEPLDHEQSGLGEFSS from the coding sequence ATGTGTGGCCGGAACTCGCTCTTCATCGACCAAGCAGACCTCGAGGCCCGCTTCGATGCCGAGGTCGTCGCGGACGGCGGGTACACACCCCGATACAACATCGCACCTGGTGACGACCTCCACATCATCACGAACGAGGCTTCCGACGAGATCGATGCCTACCACTGGGGGCTGATTCCGTTCTGGGCGGACGAACCCGAGGAGGGCATCATCAACGCTCACTCCGAGACTGCCGACGAGAAACGCGTCTTCGAGCGGGCGTGGGAATCACGTCCCTGCCTCGTCCCCTCGTCAGGGTTCTACGAATGGAAATCGCCGAACGGCGGGTCGAAACAGCCCTATCGGATTTACCGGGAGGACGACCCCGTATTCGCGATGGCCGGGCTCTGGGACGTCTGGGAAGGCGACGACGAGACGATCTCGTGCGTCACGATTCTCACGACGGAGCCGAACGACCTGATGAACTCAATCCACGACCGGATGCCGGTCGTCCTCCCGCAGGACGCGGAATCTGACTGGCTCGCCGCAGACCCGGACACCCGCAAGGAACTGTGCCAGCCGTATCCGAAGGACGATCTGGACGCCTACGAGATCTCGACGCGGGTCAACAACCCTGGCAACGACGATCCTCAGGTCATCGAGCCACTGGACCACGAGCAATCGGGCCTAGGCGAGTTCAGTTCCTGA
- a CDS encoding Cdc6/Cdc18 family protein — protein MIRDARVLRAGFVPREVEHRDAEVNHLSSVLEPITNGEPADTAIVTGPSGAGKTCISKFVTERLREEVLDVETTYVNCWRNYTRFRTLYQILDDLGATIDIHRQSTPHDELVDRLQQHDGPRTVVILDEVDQLEDPSVIYDLHSLPQFAIICIANKEEELFSRVDDRLVSRLRSSEHVRMDKYHDEQLYDILSARAKWGLDEDVITDDQLYRIADAAAGDARLAIGILRTAAGKADRENHERITDDILLDAAEDARAQIKQKSLDSLTPHQRVVYDVVREHGPVGPSEIHERYSEDVDDPRTKRTIRTYLSKMEQYNLLEAEGTSRDREYSLVDSAAASPMQ, from the coding sequence ATGATCCGCGATGCTCGCGTACTCCGGGCGGGGTTCGTCCCTCGAGAAGTTGAGCATCGCGACGCCGAAGTCAACCACCTCTCCAGCGTCCTTGAGCCCATCACGAACGGTGAACCCGCCGATACAGCAATCGTCACCGGACCCAGCGGCGCCGGCAAGACCTGCATCTCGAAGTTCGTCACGGAACGGCTCCGTGAAGAGGTCCTCGACGTCGAGACGACCTACGTCAACTGCTGGCGCAACTACACCAGATTCCGGACCCTATACCAGATTCTCGACGACCTCGGCGCGACCATCGACATCCACCGGCAGTCGACTCCCCACGACGAACTCGTCGATCGCCTCCAGCAGCATGACGGCCCGCGAACCGTCGTCATCCTCGACGAGGTCGACCAACTCGAAGACCCCAGCGTCATCTACGACCTCCACAGCCTCCCGCAGTTCGCGATCATCTGCATCGCGAACAAGGAAGAGGAGCTGTTCAGTCGCGTCGACGACCGCCTCGTGAGCCGCCTGCGCTCCAGCGAACACGTCCGGATGGACAAGTACCACGACGAGCAGCTGTACGACATTCTGAGTGCGCGGGCGAAGTGGGGCCTCGACGAGGACGTCATCACCGACGACCAGCTCTATCGGATCGCCGACGCGGCCGCCGGCGACGCCCGCCTCGCAATCGGCATCCTCCGAACGGCCGCCGGCAAGGCAGATCGCGAGAACCACGAACGCATCACCGACGACATCCTCCTGGACGCCGCCGAGGATGCTCGGGCCCAGATCAAGCAGAAGAGCCTCGACTCACTCACCCCCCATCAGCGCGTCGTCTACGACGTCGTTCGCGAGCACGGCCCGGTCGGGCCGAGCGAGATTCACGAGCGCTATTCCGAGGACGTCGATGATCCGCGGACGAAGCGGACTATCCGCACGTACCTCTCGAAGATGGAGCAGTACAACCTCCTCGAGGCGGAAGGGACGAGTCGAGACCGAGAGTACTCGCTCGTCGATTCAGCGGCGGCGTCACCGATGCAGTAA
- a CDS encoding DEAD/DEAH box helicase, whose translation MKSIKEVSEELENDLQQYIESRYHLHHPRLLKERRALMDEGETATEPWVEATPTYVSGDSLRELGLPSEVVDLLKDLENDELDIFDPPYNHQADALQSFFNDEDDLIVSTGTGSGKTEIFLYSILGQLAQEAARGETADQRGIRTLVLYPMNALVADQLSRMRLLFGDKDGADTLEDYMGRRVQFGMYTSRTPYHGEYDTSKNDNLVKPIIDRYLDLEEEQPNLYEQLAEKGRIPAKDLEGFRNKGKKKETHFRTQPGDTELFTRQEMHTRDGSNPHGGTPDLLITNYSMLEYMLLRPIEQPLFEDTREWLAEDEENELNIVLDEAHLYRGAQGAEVALLLSRLLQKLGISRERVRFILTSATMGENVEEAAPDFAAQLTTGDPDDFSVITGEQVEYEGGEPSEKRTAQLLERVGYQLDDPSKIRNVASERGWDPLESNDVESVRSYLADQLVDDPLFRLAHEYLREEPLRLSVLAEELFEDIDQELAREATGNLLYLCTEARQGEDQALLPTRLHMFLKGLPAQYACVNPECSGRRVTEGENLLGRIYSNPHTTCESCGSRVFELISHRTCGAAYLRAYRRSDDNRGPTFLWSDPESSEDLDELHLLVEEPRDDPNPDHEHGRSLAETTTSRNLSIASGHLVDDRHVGDEGPTTHIEVQVPTEEPPDEDGAWSWTQCPACGIKERRRPNGDTKVEDLVTKGEEPFAHSVRSMFGIQPTDPLKEEFPNEGRKVLCFSDGRQKAARLARDLQSNVESDSFREVLTDIIGSADGEITMDRLFAEFAVYCAKNNIVFFDDSDQYTNQSGVVYKGSRSHFEDIRENLSDIVDEYYLESIDDIPEVPAARNALSERPRQYEELLLRSLGDEQYSITGALVGYIAPSEEVFEKIDEAVPEIETDQLKSILIEALRHACEERAFDSSIEARRRSNSYPYQNWIDPDDTGLPHSEIIPEYVVESLDDEVPEEAWNSLRRALMTTEPVLFGASHGNYFVNPKATTIDLRLDDDWYRCEGCRRFSVVSLNDSCPYDGCRGTLSPVSDDDIHLQARKNFLRNPPREVLHAERDPLTLRSEEHSAQLSAKDNSEAFARSEEYELLFQDILVGDSEADQPIDVLSCTTTMEVGIDIGSLTGVAMRTVPPGPENYEQRAGRAGRRGAGLSTIVTFADNSPHESHYFENPEDMITSEGNAPVIYAGNEKIARRHINASLLARFFDPSAVETEAAVFRSLKGTAEFFEGEGDQTLAAFEDWLDEEIFADSSSTLEQLGALLPDALGEGRSSDWEVALVRDAATEFLSELQELQAKTEWEEQSTEEDDLLSVLLDAALLPTFSFPTDVADFVVRENEPGSSQPKNKYQMSRDLKQALSTYVPGREIVVDKKTYESYGVYVKFPDNPKNRVTGEDWGDLDWLNWCDVCKTVFDEHNESLAARDMECPVCEGATVSSLQMYTPEAFAPKVDETGAAEKGSDYNENRAYATQPKYPLTSTSHESENASEMAEEKSIGHSIVGKMNDEQLLVANFGADEDGFEVCTDCGAVSREGPLSNPHARPYPKDLRFVGEYDWDDQCTGSTVTTSFSHRFPSDLTVLQIPLGDEMEFVPSEAWFETPGQSLAEALVMGASRALGIEDDELEGGFRTRSAEHADIDARGVIEVFLFDTTAGGAGFSSRVWEEFDAVCAEARSILESCSCDTACHNCLRRYQNRHLHDSLNRHEGLALLDYAQTGTPPTLRPDKTQSLIKQLERALELKEEDVALRAIDDDKWEIEIDGTTMTFGIRSSLRRSRAPTSATYDEDYSDYELSQRLPEVAHSIVDQLQ comes from the coding sequence ATGAAATCAATCAAAGAAGTCTCGGAAGAGCTCGAGAATGACCTTCAACAGTACATCGAATCACGTTACCACCTCCATCACCCGCGGCTTCTCAAGGAACGTCGTGCCCTGATGGACGAGGGAGAGACGGCCACCGAACCGTGGGTCGAGGCTACACCGACCTATGTTTCGGGGGATTCCCTCAGAGAACTGGGCTTGCCGAGCGAAGTCGTCGATTTGCTGAAAGATCTCGAAAACGACGAACTCGACATCTTCGATCCGCCGTACAATCACCAGGCCGACGCTCTTCAATCGTTCTTCAACGACGAGGACGACCTCATCGTATCCACCGGGACGGGATCCGGGAAAACAGAGATTTTTCTTTACTCAATTCTGGGTCAGCTCGCCCAAGAGGCAGCACGAGGAGAGACAGCTGACCAACGGGGGATACGGACATTAGTTCTCTATCCCATGAACGCCCTCGTCGCGGATCAACTCTCGCGGATGCGCCTACTCTTCGGTGATAAGGACGGGGCAGATACACTTGAGGACTACATGGGTCGGCGGGTACAATTCGGGATGTACACGAGCCGTACACCCTATCACGGGGAGTATGACACCAGCAAGAACGATAATCTAGTCAAACCGATTATCGACCGGTATCTCGACTTGGAGGAAGAACAGCCCAATCTCTATGAACAACTCGCAGAGAAAGGCCGCATTCCAGCCAAGGACCTCGAAGGGTTCCGGAATAAGGGCAAGAAAAAGGAGACACATTTCCGTACCCAACCCGGCGATACTGAACTATTCACGCGTCAGGAAATGCACACCCGCGATGGAAGCAACCCCCATGGCGGGACGCCTGATCTCCTGATTACGAATTACTCGATGCTGGAGTACATGCTACTCCGGCCGATCGAACAACCCCTCTTTGAGGATACCCGTGAATGGCTGGCCGAGGACGAAGAGAACGAGTTGAATATCGTCCTCGACGAAGCTCACCTCTACCGAGGCGCCCAAGGAGCAGAGGTGGCACTCCTGTTGAGCCGCTTGCTCCAGAAACTCGGGATATCTCGCGAACGTGTGCGCTTCATCCTCACGAGTGCGACGATGGGCGAAAACGTAGAGGAAGCGGCCCCAGACTTTGCGGCCCAGCTCACAACCGGAGATCCGGACGATTTCTCAGTAATCACCGGTGAACAGGTGGAGTACGAAGGTGGAGAACCGAGCGAGAAACGCACGGCGCAACTCCTAGAGCGGGTTGGTTACCAACTCGATGATCCGTCGAAGATTCGTAACGTTGCGAGCGAACGAGGCTGGGATCCTCTTGAAAGTAATGACGTAGAATCGGTCCGTTCGTACCTCGCTGACCAGTTAGTCGATGACCCACTCTTCAGGTTAGCGCACGAATACCTTCGTGAAGAGCCACTGCGCCTATCGGTGCTTGCCGAAGAGTTGTTCGAGGACATCGATCAGGAGCTGGCTCGTGAGGCGACGGGCAATCTTCTGTACCTTTGTACCGAGGCCCGCCAGGGAGAGGACCAGGCGTTGCTTCCGACACGCCTGCATATGTTCCTCAAAGGGCTCCCCGCCCAGTATGCGTGTGTCAATCCTGAATGTAGCGGCCGCCGAGTTACGGAGGGGGAGAACCTCCTTGGGCGCATCTACAGTAATCCGCACACGACCTGTGAGTCCTGTGGCAGTCGCGTCTTCGAACTGATTAGCCACCGCACCTGTGGAGCAGCATATCTGCGTGCCTATCGACGCTCTGACGACAACCGCGGGCCGACGTTCCTGTGGTCAGATCCTGAGAGCAGCGAGGACTTGGACGAGCTCCATCTCTTAGTTGAGGAACCTCGGGATGACCCGAATCCAGACCACGAACACGGACGCTCGCTCGCCGAGACGACGACCTCACGAAACCTCTCGATTGCCTCCGGCCATCTTGTTGATGATCGGCACGTGGGCGACGAAGGGCCGACCACTCATATCGAGGTTCAGGTCCCGACTGAAGAGCCGCCGGACGAGGACGGTGCATGGAGCTGGACTCAATGTCCGGCGTGCGGGATCAAAGAGCGACGCCGTCCCAATGGCGACACGAAGGTCGAAGATCTGGTCACCAAAGGTGAGGAACCATTCGCGCACAGCGTCCGCTCGATGTTCGGTATCCAGCCGACCGACCCACTCAAAGAGGAGTTCCCCAACGAGGGGCGCAAGGTATTGTGCTTCTCTGACGGTCGACAGAAGGCGGCCCGCTTAGCTCGCGATCTCCAATCGAACGTTGAATCCGACTCGTTCCGCGAGGTCCTAACCGACATTATTGGATCCGCAGATGGTGAGATCACGATGGATCGGTTGTTCGCCGAGTTCGCAGTCTACTGTGCGAAAAACAACATCGTATTCTTCGACGACAGCGACCAATACACGAATCAGTCGGGTGTCGTGTATAAGGGTTCACGCTCCCACTTCGAGGATATTCGTGAGAACCTGTCCGATATTGTCGATGAGTACTACCTTGAGTCCATCGACGATATTCCGGAGGTGCCAGCCGCACGCAATGCGTTGTCGGAGCGTCCCCGCCAGTATGAGGAACTTCTCCTCCGATCGTTGGGCGATGAACAGTACTCCATCACCGGCGCTCTCGTCGGGTACATTGCGCCGTCCGAGGAAGTGTTTGAGAAAATCGATGAAGCTGTCCCTGAAATTGAGACAGACCAACTCAAGAGCATCCTCATCGAGGCGCTTCGTCATGCCTGCGAGGAACGGGCATTTGATTCAAGCATTGAAGCCAGACGACGTTCGAACTCCTATCCCTACCAAAATTGGATTGACCCGGACGATACGGGGCTCCCCCACAGCGAAATAATCCCTGAATATGTTGTAGAATCACTCGACGACGAAGTGCCGGAAGAGGCGTGGAATAGTCTGAGACGGGCGTTGATGACGACAGAGCCTGTGTTGTTTGGGGCCTCCCACGGAAATTACTTCGTCAATCCAAAAGCAACGACAATCGATCTCCGACTCGACGACGATTGGTACCGGTGTGAAGGATGTCGCCGGTTCTCGGTAGTGTCTCTCAATGATTCGTGTCCCTACGATGGGTGTCGCGGAACTCTGAGTCCGGTTAGTGACGATGACATCCATCTCCAGGCACGGAAGAACTTCCTTCGAAACCCGCCACGCGAAGTGCTCCATGCCGAACGGGACCCGCTCACGCTGCGTTCAGAAGAGCACTCCGCACAACTAAGTGCAAAGGACAACTCCGAGGCATTCGCACGCTCCGAAGAGTATGAACTCCTCTTCCAAGACATCCTCGTCGGGGACTCCGAGGCCGATCAGCCGATCGACGTGTTAAGCTGTACGACTACTATGGAAGTCGGGATAGACATCGGGAGCCTCACTGGCGTGGCCATGCGGACAGTCCCGCCAGGACCAGAGAATTATGAGCAACGTGCTGGTCGGGCAGGACGTCGCGGAGCCGGGCTCTCGACGATCGTCACCTTCGCGGACAACTCCCCTCACGAGTCACACTACTTCGAGAATCCTGAGGATATGATAACGAGCGAGGGGAACGCACCGGTCATCTACGCCGGCAACGAAAAGATCGCCCGGCGGCACATCAACGCCTCGCTGCTTGCTCGGTTCTTCGATCCATCGGCCGTCGAGACGGAAGCTGCCGTATTCCGCTCGCTCAAAGGTACAGCCGAGTTCTTTGAAGGAGAAGGGGACCAAACCCTCGCCGCGTTCGAAGACTGGCTGGACGAAGAGATCTTCGCCGATTCATCGTCGACGCTCGAGCAATTGGGGGCCCTCCTTCCGGATGCACTAGGAGAGGGACGTTCATCCGACTGGGAGGTCGCATTAGTCCGCGACGCCGCTACAGAGTTCCTAAGCGAACTCCAGGAGCTACAAGCCAAGACAGAATGGGAAGAGCAATCCACGGAAGAAGACGATTTACTTTCCGTCCTTCTCGATGCAGCCCTCCTTCCGACGTTCTCGTTCCCGACTGATGTGGCCGACTTCGTCGTGCGCGAAAATGAGCCCGGATCGTCACAGCCGAAGAACAAGTACCAGATGTCTCGGGATCTGAAACAGGCTCTCTCAACGTACGTTCCAGGCCGAGAGATCGTCGTTGACAAGAAGACCTACGAGTCCTACGGTGTCTATGTCAAATTCCCAGACAACCCGAAGAACCGAGTAACTGGCGAAGACTGGGGAGACCTCGATTGGTTGAACTGGTGTGACGTCTGTAAGACGGTCTTTGACGAGCATAATGAGAGTCTGGCAGCCAGAGATATGGAATGTCCAGTCTGTGAGGGAGCGACCGTCAGTTCCCTTCAAATGTACACCCCGGAGGCATTTGCACCGAAAGTCGATGAGACAGGTGCAGCTGAGAAAGGATCCGACTACAACGAGAACCGCGCCTACGCGACACAGCCTAAATACCCGCTGACGTCGACTTCTCACGAGAGTGAGAACGCTAGCGAGATGGCAGAGGAGAAATCCATTGGCCATTCGATAGTGGGGAAGATGAATGACGAACAGCTTCTTGTCGCTAACTTTGGGGCTGATGAGGATGGATTCGAGGTCTGCACCGATTGTGGGGCCGTTAGCCGCGAAGGTCCGCTCTCGAACCCACACGCCCGTCCATACCCCAAGGATCTCCGATTTGTTGGGGAATATGACTGGGATGATCAGTGTACCGGCTCAACAGTCACGACGAGTTTCAGCCACCGCTTCCCCAGTGATTTGACCGTCCTCCAAATCCCGTTAGGTGATGAGATGGAGTTTGTTCCATCCGAAGCATGGTTCGAGACACCAGGACAGTCGTTAGCCGAAGCATTAGTCATGGGTGCATCTCGTGCGCTAGGTATCGAAGATGACGAACTCGAAGGTGGATTCCGTACTCGTTCGGCAGAGCACGCCGACATCGACGCACGGGGCGTTATCGAGGTCTTCCTCTTCGACACAACCGCTGGCGGTGCTGGCTTCTCATCGCGCGTCTGGGAGGAATTCGACGCCGTGTGTGCAGAAGCCCGTTCAATCCTCGAGAGTTGCTCATGCGATACGGCGTGTCACAACTGTCTGCGCCGGTATCAGAACCGCCATCTCCACGACTCGTTGAATCGCCACGAAGGCCTGGCCTTGCTCGATTACGCACAGACGGGGACTCCACCAACGCTTCGTCCTGATAAGACACAGAGCCTGATAAAGCAGCTCGAACGTGCCTTGGAGTTGAAGGAAGAAGATGTTGCACTCAGGGCGATTGACGACGATAAATGGGAAATCGAGATTGACGGGACGACGATGACATTTGGTATTCGTTCGAGTCTGCGGCGTTCACGTGCCCCGACATCGGCGACGTACGACGAGGACTACTCAGACTACGAGTTGTCCCAACGGTTGCCAGAGGTGGCTCACTCAATCGTCGATCAACTCCAATAG
- a CDS encoding XF1762 family protein, with amino-acid sequence MKNPISVPDSVSDLKLTRERSRNEINDFLESDMVDHKLGGIPGWKAAFGARYKSNLIAVCVLGRPVARMVDEDKEISITRYGSRPERPSNTGSWLIARARKWAFLEGYQRISAHAGVAGNKGTIYSAAGFKLVREEKAQGDGWESREGRSSVDDFVRRKWIYQLRD; translated from the coding sequence ATGAAAAATCCAATATCAGTACCCGACTCTGTATCGGATCTCAAACTAACCCGAGAGAGAAGCCGAAACGAGATCAACGATTTCCTCGAGTCGGATATGGTAGACCACAAATTGGGTGGTATTCCTGGATGGAAAGCTGCTTTCGGAGCTCGTTATAAGTCTAATCTAATTGCAGTCTGTGTTCTCGGCCGTCCAGTGGCTCGAATGGTTGACGAAGATAAAGAAATCTCAATTACACGGTACGGATCGCGACCTGAAAGACCATCAAACACGGGTTCTTGGCTCATCGCACGCGCGCGAAAGTGGGCGTTCTTAGAGGGATATCAACGGATTTCTGCTCACGCTGGAGTAGCAGGTAACAAGGGAACAATTTATTCAGCGGCAGGATTCAAACTGGTTCGGGAAGAGAAAGCTCAAGGAGATGGCTGGGAGTCGCGCGAAGGGCGTTCCTCCGTCGATGATTTTGTTCGTCGCAAGTGGATTTATCAATTGCGTGATTGA
- a CDS encoding transcriptional regulator, with translation MSNDARRDGPPPFDRPFEGEDTKQRVYGAVLHAREPMTAAEIAKRADCSEESARTHLSFYADLGIVIHHDGRPARYERNDDYFEWRRVNELANVHTVEELQARVSDLTDQIEAYRAEYDADSPGDVDVLKFDAERVDDVYADLGDWATAIEERRFHERARQKATSSTAPSHG, from the coding sequence ATGTCAAACGACGCTCGTCGCGACGGCCCACCCCCATTCGACCGGCCATTCGAAGGCGAAGACACGAAACAGCGCGTGTACGGCGCCGTCCTCCATGCGCGAGAGCCAATGACGGCCGCCGAGATCGCCAAGCGTGCAGACTGCTCCGAAGAGTCCGCACGGACGCATCTGTCCTTCTACGCTGACCTCGGCATCGTTATCCACCACGATGGTCGTCCAGCTCGATACGAGCGCAATGACGACTACTTCGAGTGGCGCCGAGTGAATGAGTTGGCGAACGTACACACCGTCGAAGAACTACAGGCCCGGGTCTCGGACCTCACCGACCAAATCGAAGCATACCGCGCGGAGTACGACGCTGACTCACCCGGTGACGTCGATGTTCTCAAATTCGACGCCGAACGCGTTGACGACGTGTATGCGGACCTTGGGGACTGGGCGACCGCAATCGAGGAGCGCCGGTTCCACGAGCGCGCCCGCCAGAAGGCGACCAGCTCCACAGCGCCCTCCCACGGCTGA
- a CDS encoding DUF4338 domain-containing protein, translated as MGANSEREVDFSPNLPDQYQRRFEALTDELIEFQEDLDREVAIKDEIRYVENEIEDEVTEGQIRYLAALEVLLDLIEINYDIRKNSELHVVRPDPDRYKDDPEEFKKQERAILQKERRAQFQEESVREFVRKMERDTRRNTNGGRSVLELITGGEQLYQDLAPFQDQSQEEIAEDLEDVVQPYIQKVEKGKKCEHTELDLMDIWRYFRYTWLTPYNTVPGRNINFLIRNAAKPKDPVMGIATLASPMMNLSVRDDYIGWTIDAVEDKLQRKKRVHEYEEQLPEEKRTSDKKTRTVTNTEWLETEEEYEERISEFCTEIREALENSIKDAISNIRHDDFAEEHPELSEESFVNPDERVIEILEEIEEEAEQRIEEGADENPEKIEDWEKRSETALFRKKRARALQKLLRDRKYFQEHSDQDDVEFIRTGLNNDSGRRAIKTALKEIKKERVGAGMMNIMVCGAIPPYNRILGGKLVAMALTGPKVINMYQDKYGDYQSEIASSMKGEAVSKPNELVFLDTTGLFEIGSAQYDRIRVPTDNGQIEYDQIGYTEGYGSIQFGPETRKRLSQVTQLEEGRKVVRGRFGEGVSPRIRKIRRGLKNCGLETDLLKHESRRIVYGIDLAENSQNYLLGIDDDPEYYWEFDDPKKEQESIYQHWIDRWASMRAQKQEVLENIRKFDKQEFKLSSEIDFDKRQASLSEFIISNS; from the coding sequence ATGGGTGCGAATTCTGAACGAGAAGTAGATTTTTCGCCTAATCTCCCAGACCAGTACCAACGCCGATTTGAGGCTCTGACCGATGAACTGATCGAATTTCAGGAGGATCTCGACAGGGAAGTTGCCATCAAGGACGAGATCCGCTATGTCGAGAACGAAATTGAGGATGAAGTAACTGAAGGCCAGATTCGATATCTCGCAGCGTTAGAGGTTCTCCTGGATCTCATTGAGATCAACTATGACATTCGCAAAAACTCTGAACTACACGTAGTTCGGCCGGATCCTGATCGCTACAAAGATGACCCAGAGGAATTCAAGAAACAGGAACGCGCCATCCTCCAGAAAGAACGACGGGCGCAGTTCCAAGAGGAAAGCGTCCGTGAGTTCGTCCGGAAAATGGAGCGGGACACCCGCCGAAACACCAACGGCGGGCGAAGCGTCCTCGAACTGATCACTGGGGGAGAACAACTCTACCAGGACTTAGCGCCGTTCCAAGATCAGAGCCAAGAGGAAATAGCGGAAGATCTGGAAGACGTTGTCCAACCCTATATACAGAAAGTAGAGAAAGGGAAGAAGTGCGAACACACCGAGTTGGACCTAATGGATATCTGGCGATACTTCCGCTACACATGGCTAACACCATATAACACGGTCCCCGGAAGAAACATCAATTTTCTTATTAGAAATGCAGCGAAGCCAAAAGACCCAGTGATGGGGATTGCGACACTGGCAAGCCCCATGATGAACCTGTCAGTCAGGGATGACTACATCGGCTGGACGATCGACGCTGTCGAAGATAAACTACAGCGGAAGAAACGGGTCCACGAATACGAGGAACAACTGCCAGAGGAGAAGCGGACGTCGGACAAGAAAACCCGTACAGTCACCAACACAGAATGGCTGGAAACAGAGGAAGAATACGAAGAACGGATCAGCGAGTTCTGCACCGAAATACGAGAAGCTCTGGAGAACTCCATCAAGGACGCGATATCCAACATCCGGCACGACGACTTCGCAGAGGAACACCCAGAACTCTCCGAGGAAAGCTTCGTCAATCCGGACGAACGAGTTATCGAGATCCTCGAGGAGATAGAAGAGGAAGCTGAACAGAGAATCGAAGAAGGAGCAGACGAGAATCCAGAGAAGATAGAGGACTGGGAAAAAAGAAGCGAAACAGCCCTATTCCGGAAAAAACGGGCACGGGCGCTTCAAAAGCTTCTCCGCGACCGGAAATACTTCCAAGAACACAGCGACCAAGACGACGTCGAGTTCATCAGAACTGGTTTGAACAACGACTCTGGGCGACGAGCCATCAAAACCGCCCTGAAGGAGATCAAAAAGGAGCGGGTCGGTGCCGGGATGATGAACATTATGGTCTGCGGTGCTATCCCCCCCTACAACCGTATCCTCGGCGGGAAGCTCGTGGCGATGGCCCTGACTGGTCCCAAGGTCATCAACATGTACCAGGACAAGTACGGCGACTACCAGAGCGAAATCGCCAGCTCGATGAAAGGCGAAGCAGTGAGCAAGCCGAACGAACTGGTTTTCCTTGACACCACCGGCCTGTTTGAGATCGGAAGCGCTCAGTACGACCGTATCCGGGTTCCAACCGACAACGGACAGATCGAATACGACCAGATCGGCTACACAGAAGGCTACGGTTCAATCCAGTTCGGCCCAGAGACACGGAAACGGCTTAGCCAGGTCACACAGTTAGAGGAAGGACGCAAGGTCGTCCGAGGCCGGTTCGGAGAAGGTGTCTCTCCCCGCATCCGGAAGATCCGCCGCGGCCTGAAGAACTGCGGTTTAGAAACGGACCTATTGAAACACGAATCCAGGCGGATCGTATACGGAATCGACCTCGCAGAGAACTCACAGAACTACCTCCTCGGAATCGACGACGACCCAGAATACTACTGGGAGTTCGACGACCCGAAGAAAGAACAGGAGTCAATCTACCAGCACTGGATCGACCGCTGGGCAAGCATGAGAGCTCAAAAACAAGAAGTCCTGGAAAACATCAGGAAATTCGACAAGCAAGAGTTCAAACTAAGCAGCGAGATCGATTTCGACAAACGACAAGCCAGCCTCAGCGAGTTCATTATAAGCAACAGTTAA